A genomic window from Pygocentrus nattereri isolate fPygNat1 chromosome 22, fPygNat1.pri, whole genome shotgun sequence includes:
- the zgc:92594 gene encoding E3 ubiquitin/ISG15 ligase TRIM25 — MATAVEDTSVLEEELTCPVCLDLYRDPRLLPCGHNFCLPCLRKLKGRSERGRLRCPECRQSHRCTVPWQKNFKLANIADGFRRRSQAERPVSGRQSPTCRTEGVRCDYCPIAPMDMSKGSTAVKTCLKCEVSMCPEHVQPHLELPAFREHPLVEPLGDLRKRKCAEHDEMFRYYCVDECTFLCNACTIEGGHSGHSIKTLKNTMKDMRASLDMDLQKADRKIRKVERNVQDQTEVEHQNKAFMEEAEQRVEALRGTLSTRLEGFLSSLCESLHMHEAENSLSVQQNLTCIAEDRSRLADVHTGIERLLQEHDPFQFIKEYSSCAKRYRRLLRRPLFLAHSMPIDMDSLGAIMEGRMEEFMTDMRQQIISLIDTLCAGDDRDEGVEEDESEESDENEDDGSEEDGEEEEEMRSEEEQDHSEYTDEDYTPEEEEEEEEDQ, encoded by the exons ATGGCCACAGCTGTGGAGGACACCAGTGTTTTGGAGGAGGAGTTGACCTGCCCTGTCTGTCTGGACCTGTACCGTGACCCTCGGCTCCTGCCGTGCGGCCACAACTTCTGCCTGCCATGCCTGCGGAAGCTGAAGGGGCGCTCAGAGCGAGGGCGCCTGCGCTGTCCAGAGTGCCGGCAGAGCCACAGGTGCACGGTGCCTTGGCAGAAGAACTTCAAGCTCGCCAATATTGCAGATGGTTTCCGGCGCCGCAGTCAGGCCGAACGTCCTGTATCTGGCAGGCAGAGCCCCACCTGCAGGACTGAGGGGGTGCGCTGTGATTACTGCCCCATAGCGCCTATGGATATGAGTAAAGGGTCTACAGCAGTGAAGACATGCCTGAAGTGCGAGGTATCTATGTGTCCAGAGCATGTGCAGCCCCACCTGGAGCTCCCAGCTTTTCGGGAGCACCCGCTGGTGGAGCCATTAGGTGACCTGAGAAAGAGGAAGTGTGCAGAGCATGACGAGATGTTTCGCTATTATTGCGTGGACGAATGCACGTTTCTGTGTAACGCGTGCACCATCGAGGGAGGCCACAGTGGACACAGCATCAAAACACTCAAGAACACCATGAAGGACATGAGG GCCTCTCTGGACATGGATCTGCAGAAGGCAGACCGGAAGATCAGAAAAGTTGAGAGAAACGTGCAGGACCAAACTGAGGTGGAGCATCAGAACAAG GCCTTCATGGAAGAGGCTGAGCAGCGGGTGGAGGCCTTAAGAGGCACCCTGAGCACCCGGCTGGAAGGTTTTCTGTCATCACTATGCGAGAGTTTGCACATGCATGAGGCAGAGAACAGCCTCAGCGTCCAGCAGAACCTAACTTGTATCGCTGAGGACCGCAGCCGCCTAGCAGACGTCCACACGGGCATCGAGCGGCTGCTGCAGGAGCATGACCCCTTCCAGTTCATCAAG GAGTACAGTTCATGTGCCAAAAG ataCCGCCGTCTTCTGAGAAGGCCTCTGTTTCTGGCGCACAGCATGCCGATTGATATGGACTCTCTGGGGGCGATTATGGAAGGCAGAATGGAGGAGTTTATGACCGACATGCGGCAACAGATCATCTCACTCATTGACACTCTGT gtgcTGGTGACGACAGAGACGAGGGAGTGGAAGAAGACGAAAGCGAAGAGAGCGATGAAAACGAGGATGATGGCAGTGAGGAGGAcggggaggaagaggaggagatgaGGAGTGAGGAAGAGCAGGACCACAGCGAGTATACTGATGAAGACTACACccctgaggaggaggaggaggaggaggaggatcaATAA